A genomic region of Drosophila bipectinata strain 14024-0381.07 unplaced genomic scaffold, DbipHiC1v2 scaffold_301, whole genome shotgun sequence contains the following coding sequences:
- the LOC108126722 gene encoding putative nuclease HARBI1, with amino-acid sequence MRDLQTFDRSLKDLEYFADFRRFLSGKGKARKVARVRKRQARFNPLTDLNENQFRIKYRYTKENLRRIIEIVRDDLEIDYYEPLKKEQVPIDLQILSAIRLWGGTEHPQLTAMAHGVSLRTLGKITRRVASVLSSKASRYIRMPATLSEKERIMCSFQGVANMPQVIGALLQTTVRFRPGNSVPNDYEDLFEDIPLNTSEHLHLQIVCDSAHKVRDLDVRLIEENTLGSDMEMCAQSKIKDRFEQNEFRGRILLGNETVRCSSSLFTPVQFPRTQSEELYNHSHSVTYASAWKCLNLLINRFGILGTEIIGSHGSAKQTITALFILHNMAMEWADPSIDMELNISPLKSYFFNPFNSELKKGEESNRTQFIKTHFSNK; translated from the exons ATGAGGGACTTACAAACCTTTGACCGGTCTTTAAAAGATTTGGAATACTTTGCCGACTTTCgaagattcttgagcggcaaGGGCAAAGCTAGAAAGGTCGCTAGAGTGAGAAAAAGGCAAGCACGGTTCAATCCGTTAACTGATTTGAATGAAAATCAGTTTCGCATTAAATATCGGTATACAAAGGAAAATTTGCGCCGAATAATTGAAATTGTGCGAGATGATCTGGAAATTGATTATTACGAACCTCTGAAGAAGGAGCAAGTGCCAATAGATCTACAAATTTTATCCGCAATCCGGTTGTGGGGGGGAACAGAA CACCCTCAGTTGACTGCAATGGCTCATGGCGTTAGCTTGCGTACCTTGGGAAAAATCACTCGTCGAGTAGCTTCAGTTTTGTCGTCGAAAGCCTCGCGCTATATCAGAATGCCGGCTACTCTCTCAGAAAAAGAACGAATCATGTGTTCATTTCAAGGAGTTGCTAATATGCCGCAGGTGATTGGTGCTTTGCTTCAGACAACCGTGAGATTTCGGCCGGGAAACTCTGTTCCTAACGATTATGAGGATTTGTTTGAGGATATTCCACTCAACACAAGCGAACATCTTCATCTTCAAATAGTTTGTGATTCAGCACACAAGGTACGAGATCTAGATGTCCGATTGATCGAGGAAAACACCTTAGGTTCCGACATGGAAATGTGTGCACagtcaaaaataaaagatcGATTTGAACAAAACGAGTTTCGTGGCCGTATCCTTTTGGGAAACGAGACGGTTCGATGCTCttcgtcactctttactcCAGTGCAATTTCCAAGAACGCAGTCCGAGGAACTCTATAACCATTCCCATTCAGTCACATATGCCTCGGCATGGAAATGTCTGAACTTACTCATAAATCGGTTCGGCATCCTGGGAACTGAAATAATTGGATCTCATGGTTCGGCCAAGCAAACCATTACAGCTCTGTTCATTCTTCACAATATGGCAATGGAATGGGCTGATCCCAGTATAG ACATGGAACTTAATATTTCGCCATTGAAATCATACTTTTTTAATCCTTTTAATAGTGAATTAAAAAAGGGTGAGGAAAGCAACCGAACCCAGTTTATAAAAAcgcatttttcaaataaataa
- the LOC138927542 gene encoding protein piwi-like produces the protein MAEDQGRGRRRPLEDDGPSTSREAREEPRAKIFKGPTDPRRGDPRAAPEDKPPSEAGSSGHVKREGAGPTDRRDRYDIVATRPADVVSKKGSDGVPIRLQSNFFRLKTVPEWRIVHYHVEFEPPIENVRVRMGILSDQSNFLGQGYLFDGMQLFSARKYPQDVTVLRVQSKLGTEYTITIKFVGYISTSETRFLQVLNLILRRSMKGLKLELVGRNLFDPHAKIPIREFQMELWPGYETSIRQHEKDILLCTEITHKVMRTETVYEILKRCSQNPSRHQDDFRMNVLDMVVLTDYNNKTYRINDVDFGQTPKSTFSCKGKDISFVEYYLTRYNIRIRDQNQPLLISKSRDKAQKANASEIVVLIPELCRVTGLTDSMRSDFKLMRAMSEHTRMNPDRRIDRLRRFNSRLQTTSESVKVLKDWNMNLDQNLIEVAGRIISPQKIVFNNQKVSAGETADWTRYFRDQRMLTTPSDGIDRWAVIAPERNSYDLRNLMESLFRAASGMGLRIRTPQEMKIYDDRTATYIRAMDDCSRMDPKLILCLVPNNNADRYSAIKKRGYVDRAVPTQVVTIKTAKNRGLMSIATKIAIQINCKLGYTPWMVEVPLSGLMTLGFDIAKSTRDRKRAYGALVASMDLQQNSTYFSTVSECSAFDTLGNNLWPMIAKALRQYQREHQKLPTRIIFYRDGVSPGSLKQLFEFEVKDIVEKLDAEYKRANCGPPMLAYVVVTKSMNTRFFNNGRNPPPGTVVDDIVTLPERYDFYLVSQQVRQGSVSPTSYNVLYSNIRLSPDQIQKLTYKMCHLYYNWSGTTRVPAVCQYAKKLATLVGTNLHAIPQNALEKKFYYL, from the exons ATGGCCGAAGATCAAGGACGTGGGCGCAGGCGTCCACTTGAGGATGATGGACCATCAACTTCCCGTGAGGCACGAGAGGAGCCG CGTGCCAAAATATTCAAGGGGCCAACCGATCCCCGTAGAGGAGATCCACGGGCTGCACCCGAGGATAAGCCGCCATCGGAAGCTGGATCGTCTGGACATGTAAAACGTGAAGGAGCTGGACCCACCGATCGCCGTGATCGCTATGACATTGTGGCCACTCGTCCGGCGGATGTGGTCTCGAAGAAGGGCTCCGATGGAGTCCCCATCCGACTGCAGTCGAACTTCTTCCGACTCAAGACCGTGCCGGAGTGGCGAATCGTTCACTACCATGTGGAGTTCGAGCCACCTATTGAAAATGTTCGCGTACGAATGGGTATATTATCCGACCAATCGAATTTCTTGGGGCAAGGGTATCTGTTCGATGGAATGCAGCTGTTCTCGGCCCGAAAGTATCCACAGGATGTGACGGTGTTGCGGGTACAGTCGAAGCTCGGCACCGAATACACTATTACGATCAAGTTTGTGGGATACATATCGACATCAGAGACGCGGTTCCTACAAGTTCTCAATCTCATACTGCGTCGATCAATGAAAGGTCTCAAGCTAGAGTTAGTTGGCCGCAATCTGTTCGATCCACATGCCAAG ATTCCCATTCGAGAGTTCCAAATGGAGCTATGGCCTGGATACGAGACTTCCATTCGCCAGCACGAAAAGGACATCCTTTTGTGCACCGAAATCACTCACAAAGTAATGCGTACGGAAACTGTCTATGAAATCTTGAAGCGGTGCTCCCAAAACCCTTCCCGTCATCAGGACGATTTCCGTATGAATGTGCTGGATATGGTCGTACTGACGGACTATAATAACAAGACATACCGCATCAATGATGTCGACTTTGGTCAAACACCCAAGTCCACCTTCAGCTGCAAGGGAAAGGATATTAGCTTTGTGGAGTACTACTTGACT agaTACAACATTCGCATCAGGGACCAGAACCAGCCGCTGCTTATATCGAAGAGCCGGGATAAGGCCCAGAAAGCAAACGCTAGTGAAATAGTGGTTCTCATTCCTGAACTGTGCCGAGTGACTGGCCTCACAGACAGCATGCGTTCTGACTTTAA ATTGATGCGTGCCATGTCGGAACATACCCGAATGAATCCCGATCGTCGCATCGACCGGCTACGTCGTTTTAATAGTCGTTTGCAAACCACTTCTGAAAGCGTCAAAGTTCTGAAAGATTGGAACATGAATCTTGACCAGAATCTCATTGAGGTTGCTGGTCGTATCATTTCACCGCAAAAAATTGTGTTCAACAATCAAAA GGTTTCTGCTGGGGAAACTGCTGACTGGACGCGATACTTCCGGGACCAGCGTATGCTTACCACTCCGAGTGATGGTATCGATCGCTGGGCAGTCATTGCTCCGGAACGCAACTCCTATGATCTAAGGAACTTGATGGAAAGTCTGTTCCGAGCTGCCAGCGGAATGGGTCTGCGTATCAGGACCCCCCAGGA aatgaaaatatatgacgATCGCACGGCAACATACATACGAGCCATGGATGACTGCTCTCGAATGGATCCAAAGCTAATCCTTTGCCTGGTTCCTAATAATAATGCTGACAG ATACTCGGCCATTAAGAAGCGTGGCTATGTAGATAGAGCCGTTCCCACCCAAGTGGTCACGATTAAAACTGCCAAGAATCGCGGTTTGATGAGCATTGCCACCAAGATAGCCATTCAGATCAACTGCAAGCTGGGATATACACCCTGGATGGTGGAAGTGCCCCTTTCGGGCTTAATGACCCTGGGATTCGACATTGCCAAAAGCACTCGCGATCGCAAGAGGGCTTACGGGGCATTGGTGGCATCCATGGATCTGCAGCAAAACTCCACCTACTTCAGCACGGTCTCGGAGTGCAGTGCCTTCGACACCCTGGGCAATAATCTTTGGCCGATGATTGCAAAGGCTCTCCGCCAATACCAACGAGAACATCAAAAGCTTCCAACTCGCATTATTTTCTATCGTGACGGTGTGAGCCCGGGATCACTGAAGCAGCTTTTTGAATTCGAAGTAAAGGACATTGTGGAGAAGCTCGATGCGGAGTACAAGCGCGCCAACTGCGGACCACCGATGCTGGCCTACGTTGTGGTCACCAAGTCGATGAACACCCGCTTCTTCAACAACGGCCGAAACCCCCCGCCGGGCACTGTTGTCGATGACATTGTCACGCTCCCGGAACGCTATGATTTCTATTTGGTGTCGCAGCAGGTTCGTCAGGGCTCAGTGTCGCCCACCTCCTACAACGTGCTCTATAGCAACATTCGTCTCAGTCCCGACCAAATCCAAAAGTTGACCTACAAAATGTGCCATTTGTACTACAACTGGTCGGGCACTACCCGTGTTCCGGCCGTCTGCCAGTATGCCAAGAAGCTGGCCACCCTTGTGGGCACCAACTTACACGCCATTCCGCAAAACGCCTTGGAGAAGAAGTTCTATTACCTATAA